One segment of Streptomyces sp. YIM 121038 DNA contains the following:
- a CDS encoding MFS transporter, with protein MGAAMRRIHVGNALSAFGLGFTVPFLYVYVAQVRDLGAVTAGLVLAAFAVAALIVLPFSGRAIDRRGPLPVLIAALLTAAVGALSLGLAASAPLVLLSAGALGAGQAVMQPALATMIVECSTPDTRTRAFATQFFLQNLGLGVGGLIGGQLVKNERPSDFTLLFAIETVIFLVLVGVMLTTRLPRSPRIADAAPQARGSMKDVFRNPVMLQLCVLGFVLFFACYGQFESGLSAYGVEAAGISPSTLGIALAANTGAIVVAQFAVLRFVERRRRSQVIAAVGLIWAVAWIAAGYAGLGHGSQAMATAAFISTYALFGIGETMLAPTVAPLVADLAPESMVGRYNSAFALVKQLALAVGPAVGGPMGATLHAPYVVTFLLFSLGITVLALRLGKHLTPAQNHPYAQKSRVVAQSAPEAVTAHS; from the coding sequence ATGGGCGCCGCGATGCGCCGGATCCACGTGGGCAACGCACTGAGCGCGTTCGGCCTCGGCTTTACCGTCCCCTTCCTGTACGTGTACGTGGCGCAGGTCCGGGACCTCGGCGCCGTGACGGCGGGCCTCGTGCTCGCCGCCTTCGCGGTGGCCGCACTCATCGTGCTGCCGTTCTCCGGCCGGGCCATCGACCGGCGCGGACCGCTGCCCGTCCTCATCGCGGCCCTGCTCACCGCCGCCGTCGGCGCCCTGAGCCTGGGCCTGGCGGCCAGCGCCCCCCTAGTCCTGCTCTCGGCGGGCGCGCTCGGCGCGGGCCAGGCCGTCATGCAGCCCGCGCTCGCGACGATGATCGTCGAGTGCTCCACGCCGGACACCCGCACGCGCGCGTTCGCCACTCAGTTCTTCCTGCAGAACCTGGGCCTCGGCGTCGGCGGCCTCATCGGCGGCCAGCTGGTCAAGAACGAGCGGCCCAGCGACTTCACGCTGCTCTTCGCCATCGAGACCGTGATCTTCCTGGTGCTCGTCGGCGTCATGCTGACCACGCGCCTGCCCCGCTCGCCCCGGATCGCGGACGCCGCGCCGCAGGCCCGGGGCAGCATGAAGGACGTCTTCCGCAACCCCGTGATGCTCCAGCTGTGCGTCCTGGGCTTCGTGCTGTTCTTCGCCTGCTACGGCCAGTTCGAGTCCGGTCTGTCCGCGTACGGCGTGGAGGCCGCCGGGATCTCGCCGTCGACGCTCGGCATCGCGCTCGCCGCCAACACCGGCGCGATCGTGGTCGCCCAGTTCGCCGTCCTGCGGTTCGTCGAGCGCCGCAGGCGTTCGCAGGTGATCGCGGCCGTGGGCCTCATCTGGGCCGTGGCGTGGATCGCCGCCGGCTACGCGGGCCTCGGCCACGGCAGCCAGGCCATGGCCACCGCCGCCTTCATCTCGACGTACGCGCTCTTCGGGATCGGCGAGACCATGCTCGCTCCGACCGTGGCGCCGCTGGTCGCCGATCTGGCTCCGGAGTCGATGGTCGGCCGGTACAACTCGGCCTTCGCCCTCGTCAAGCAGCTGGCCCTGGCGGTCGGCCCGGCCGTGGGCGGGCCCATGGGCGCCACGCTGCACGCTCCGTACGTCGTGACGTTCCTGCTCTTCTCGCTGGGCATCACGGTGCTCGCGCTGCGGCTCGGCAAGCACCTCACGCCGGCGCAGAACCACCCGTACGCCCAGAAGAGCCGGGTCGTCGCCCAGAGCGCCCCGGAGGCCGTGACCGCCCACTC
- a CDS encoding MarR family transcriptional regulator — translation MGDTPGPTEPTLEEQIAAYQREFQDLDPQVEKIVSALGRLNRRMNVAYGRQTATLGISNAEWEVLKALVLSGAPYRMGPGELAKRLGLTPAAMTHRIDRMVSEGLVTRERDESNRVRVIVELTGEGREKWLEAMRLATVFEEDLLQDLSAAERGVLGDVLQRLLRRVEHAQPDAGGRLNDLD, via the coding sequence ATGGGTGACACCCCCGGCCCCACAGAGCCGACACTCGAAGAACAGATCGCCGCCTACCAGCGCGAGTTCCAGGACCTCGACCCCCAGGTCGAGAAGATCGTCTCGGCCCTCGGCCGCCTCAACCGGCGGATGAACGTCGCCTACGGCCGCCAGACCGCGACCCTCGGCATCAGCAACGCCGAGTGGGAGGTCCTCAAGGCACTCGTCCTCTCCGGCGCCCCCTATCGGATGGGCCCCGGCGAGCTGGCCAAGCGCCTGGGCCTCACGCCCGCCGCCATGACCCACCGCATCGACCGCATGGTGAGCGAGGGCCTGGTCACCCGGGAGCGCGACGAGTCCAACCGCGTACGGGTGATCGTGGAGCTCACCGGCGAGGGCCGGGAGAAGTGGCTGGAGGCGATGCGGCTCGCCACGGTCTTCGAGGAGGACCTCCTCCAGGACCTGTCCGCGGCCGAGCGGGGCGTCCTGGGCGACGTGCTCCAGCGCCTGCTGCGCCGCGTGGAACACGCCCAGCCGGACGCGGGCGGCCGCCTCAACGACCTCGACTGA